CGCGCCGATCCCGTTGGTGATGGAGTAGGTGAACGGGATGAGCGCGATGGTGAGGAAAACCGGGATCGCGAAGTCCACGTCCTGCCAGGGCACCTTGGCGCACTGCGCCATCATCATGCCGCCGATCACCACCAGCGCGGGGGCCGCGGCCTGCGCGGGCACCACGGCGGCGATCGGGGTGAGGAACAGGGTGGCGGTGAACAGCGCCCCGGTGACCACGCTGGCCAGCCCGGTTCGCGCGCCCTCGCCGACCCCGGCCGCCGACTCCAGGAACACGGTGTTCGGCGAGGAGCCGGTGAACCCGCCCGCCAGCGCGCCCACACCGTCCACGCACAGGATCCGGCCCATGCCCTCGACCCGGCCGTCACGGACCAGCCCGGCCTCCTGGGAGACGCTGGTGATCGTGCCCATCGCGTCGAAGAACCCGGACAGCACCAGGGTGAACAGGAACACCGTTGCGGTCACCACGCCGGCGGAGACGAAGCCGCCGAACAGGTCGACGCTGCCCAGCAGGCTGAAGTCCGGTGTGGACACCAGGTGGTCCGGTACGGCGGGCTCCACCAGCCCCCAGCCGTCCACGGTGAAGGTCTCGTTCACCACCACGGCCAGCACGGTGGCCACCGTGATGCTGATCAGGACCGCACCGGGTATCCGCTTGCTGACCAGCACGATCATCAGCAGCAGCCCGGCACAGAACACGGCGATCGGCCAGCCCGCGAGGTGGCCGTCGGTGCCCATCCGGACCGGGACCGTGGAGTCGGCCGCGTCCGGGGTCCGGGTGACGAACCCCGCGCTGACCAGCCCGACCAGTGCGATGTAGAGCCCGATCCCGACCGTGATCGCGGTCTTCAGCGGCATCGGGATGGCGTTGATGATCCGCTCCCGCACTCCGGAGACCGCCATCAGCACGATGCACACGCCCTCCAGCACGACCAGGCCGAACGCCTGCCCCCAGGTCATCTCCGGGGCTAGCTGGAAGGCGACCAGGCCGTTCACCCCCAGGCCGGCGGCCAGCGCGAGCGGGGCGTTGCCGACGAGTCCCATCAGGACGGTGGTGACTCCGGCGGCGAGTGCGGTTGCGGTGGTGACCTGCTCGGTGGTCAGCCGGGCACCGGTGATGTCGGTGGACGCGCCGAGCACGAGCGGGTTGAGCAGCACGATGTAACACATCGCGACGAAGGTGGTGATCCCGCCGCGAACCTCGCGGCCGAGCGTGCTCCCCCTGTTGGTGATCTTGAAGAACCGGTCCACCGGCGGAACCCTCGGCGGGTCCGGCGGATGCGGCCGGTCCGTGCGCAACTGGGTCATCGACGACCTCCTCGGCCGCGTACGGGAACGGCAAAGACGCGCGCGCAGTCGGCCAACGCGTGCATGTGGGGGGCAAACACATGCGCGTGGAGGGCAAACACAACTGCCTCCGGCGTGTTTGCTGCCTACGCGCACGCGTTTGCCGGTGGCGTCCGCGCGTTTGCTGGTTCAGTACGCCAGCTTGTCCGGGTTGGCGTGCCAGGCTTCGAAGGGCGCGGTGTGGTGCGTGGTGACGAGCTGGGCGACGGGAAGCGACCAGGTTTCGCGTGGGGTGCTGAACAGGTCGTAGAACTCGCGGTCGTCGAAGCCGGCCGCGGCGGCGTCGTGCCGGTCGGCGGCGTAGAGCACCCGGTCCACCCTGGCCCAGAGGGCGGCGGAAAGGCACAGCGGGCAGGGTTCGCAGGAGGACACCAGCACGCAGCCGGTGAGCCGGAAGTCGCCGAGCACCGCGCAGGCAGCGCGGATGGCCACCACCTCGGCGTGTGCCGTGGGGTCCAGGGTGGGCGTCACCTGGTTGGTTCCGGTGGCCAGCACCGTCCCGTCCCGGACGACCAGCGCCCCGAACGGGCCACCGCCGGCGGCCACGTTGGCGGTGGCGATCCGGACGGCCTCGGCCAGCCACTCCCGTTCGGCGGCATCTACTGTGGACACACTGCTACCCATGATTCTCCCGTTCGGGCCGTGACGAGGTCTACTCGCCGATGATGTGCTCCGGCCGGACCGGCACGCGCTCCAGCGCCTTGCCGGTGGCGGCCCGGATCGCCGCGACGATCGCAGGGGTGGAGGAGATCGTCGGGGGTTCACCGACCCCGCGCAGCCCGTATGGGGCATGCGGGTCGGCCAGCTCGAGCACGTCGATGTCCATCGGCGGCATGTCGAGCACGGTGGGGATGAGGTAATCGGTGAAGGAGGGGTTGCGGATCCGGCCACCCTCGGTCTGGATCTCCTCCATCACCGCGAGGCCGAGCCCCTGCGCGGACCCGCCCTGGATCTGGCCGAGCACGGCCTGCGGGTTCATCGCCTTGCCCACGTCCTGGGCACAGTCCAGGGCGACCACCTTGATCAGGCCCAGTTCGGTGTCCACGTCCACCACGGCCCGGTGCGCCGCGAAGCCGTACTGCACGTGGGCGTTGCCTGCACCGGTCTCCGGGTCCAGCGCCTCGGTGGGCCGGTGCCGCCACTCCACGGTCTCGTCCAGCACCTTGTCCCCCAGCTCCCGCGGGGACAGCGGCCCGAGTGCCGCGCGCACGGCCTGGCAGGCGGCGCGCACCGCGCCCCCGGTGACATAGGTCTGCCTGGATGCCGAGGTGGACCCGGCGTTGCCGATCGAGGTGTCCATCGGCTGGATGGTCACCTGCTCCACCCCCAGTTCGGTGCGCACGATCTGCTGTAGCACGGTCACCAGGCCCTGCCCGACCTCGCAGGCGGCGGTCTGCACGGTGGCGGCGGGTTCGCCGCCGATCACCTCCAGCCGCACCCGCGCCGTGGAGTAGTCGTCGAAGCCCTCGGAGAAGCAGATGTTCTTGATGCCCACGGCGTAGCCGACGCCGCGCACCACACCCTCGCCGTGCGTGGTGTTGGACACCCCGCCGGGCATCCGGCGCAGGTCCAGCTCGGCGGGCAGGGGTGCGGGCACCGGCTTGTCCCGCACCCGGCGCAGCAGCTCGGCCACCGGGGCCGCGGAGTCGACCACCTGGCCGGTCGGCATCACCGTGCCCTGGCTCATCGCGTTCCGCAGCCGCAGCTCGACCGGATCCAGCCCGCAGGCTGCGGCCAGCTTGTCCATTTGCGACTCGTAGGCGAACGCCGCCTGCACCGCCCCGAACCCGCGCATCGCCCCGCACGGCGGATTGTTGGTGTAGGCGCCCCAGCAGTCCAGCACCACGTTCGGCGCCGCGTAGGGACCCACGCCGAGGGTGGCGGCGTTGGCCACCACGGCCGGGGTGGAGGAGGCATACGCCCCGCCGTCCAGGAAGATCCGCGCCCGCACGTAGACCAGGCGGCCATCGGCATCGGCGCCGTGCTCGTAGTGCAGGGTCGCCGGGTGCCGGTGCACGTGGCCGTAGAAGGATTCCGCGCGGTTGTAGACCATCTTCACCGGCTTGCCGGTGTGCAGTGCGAGCAGGCAGGCGTGCACCTGGATGGAAA
The sequence above is drawn from the Amycolatopsis aidingensis genome and encodes:
- a CDS encoding NCS2 family permease, which produces MTQLRTDRPHPPDPPRVPPVDRFFKITNRGSTLGREVRGGITTFVAMCYIVLLNPLVLGASTDITGARLTTEQVTTATALAAGVTTVLMGLVGNAPLALAAGLGVNGLVAFQLAPEMTWGQAFGLVVLEGVCIVLMAVSGVRERIINAIPMPLKTAITVGIGLYIALVGLVSAGFVTRTPDAADSTVPVRMGTDGHLAGWPIAVFCAGLLLMIVLVSKRIPGAVLISITVATVLAVVVNETFTVDGWGLVEPAVPDHLVSTPDFSLLGSVDLFGGFVSAGVVTATVFLFTLVLSGFFDAMGTITSVSQEAGLVRDGRVEGMGRILCVDGVGALAGGFTGSSPNTVFLESAAGVGEGARTGLASVVTGALFTATLFLTPIAAVVPAQAAAPALVVIGGMMMAQCAKVPWQDVDFAIPVFLTIALIPFTYSITNGIGAGLVSYVLIKLAKRRLGEVGWLLGTLAAVFFAYFAVEGIMAAVS
- a CDS encoding xanthine dehydrogenase family protein molybdopterin-binding subunit codes for the protein MTSGTDTRTGSAQGVGSDAQRPDGVVKVRGEFAYSSDLWHEDMLWGATLRSPYPHARIEGIDIGEALAAPGVYAVLTHADVPGVNRYGLEHPDQPVLAEDLVRYEGEPVAVVAADHPETARRAMQRIRVEYTELEPVTDAELAVTGDAPALHPEGNVVRHVPIRRGDPEARAEVVVRGTYRIGMQDQAFLGPESGLAVPAEDGGVDLYVATQWLHVDQRQVVAALGLPADKVRLTLGGVGGAFGGREDLSIQVHACLLALHTGKPVKMVYNRAESFYGHVHRHPATLHYEHGADADGRLVYVRARIFLDGGAYASSTPAVVANAATLGVGPYAAPNVVLDCWGAYTNNPPCGAMRGFGAVQAAFAYESQMDKLAAACGLDPVELRLRNAMSQGTVMPTGQVVDSAAPVAELLRRVRDKPVPAPLPAELDLRRMPGGVSNTTHGEGVVRGVGYAVGIKNICFSEGFDDYSTARVRLEVIGGEPAATVQTAACEVGQGLVTVLQQIVRTELGVEQVTIQPMDTSIGNAGSTSASRQTYVTGGAVRAACQAVRAALGPLSPRELGDKVLDETVEWRHRPTEALDPETGAGNAHVQYGFAAHRAVVDVDTELGLIKVVALDCAQDVGKAMNPQAVLGQIQGGSAQGLGLAVMEEIQTEGGRIRNPSFTDYLIPTVLDMPPMDIDVLELADPHAPYGLRGVGEPPTISSTPAIVAAIRAATGKALERVPVRPEHIIGE
- a CDS encoding nucleoside deaminase, which encodes MGSSVSTVDAAEREWLAEAVRIATANVAAGGGPFGALVVRDGTVLATGTNQVTPTLDPTAHAEVVAIRAACAVLGDFRLTGCVLVSSCEPCPLCLSAALWARVDRVLYAADRHDAAAAGFDDREFYDLFSTPRETWSLPVAQLVTTHHTAPFEAWHANPDKLAY